In Pan paniscus chromosome 1, NHGRI_mPanPan1-v2.0_pri, whole genome shotgun sequence, the DNA window CAGAGGGAGCTGGGGGCAGGAATATTGCTGTGGGGGTCCTGCAGACTGAAGCCCAAGATCACGGTGGCAGCAGAGCTGGTTCTTCCCCAGGCCTCGCTCCTGGGCTTGTGGATACCGTCTCCTCCCGGTGTCCCCACAGGGCCATCGCCCTGTGTGTCTGGGTCTGAATCTCCTCTCCTTAGAAGGCACCAGTGACACTGGATGAGGGCCCACCCTAACCTCGCTCACCAGAGAGCCCACCCTAACCTCGCTCACCAGAGGGCCCACCCTAAACTCACCGGAGGGCCCACCCTAACCTCGCTCACCGGAGGGCCCACCCTAACCTCGCTCACCGGAGGGCCCACCCTAACCTCGCTCACCGGAGGGCCCACCCTAACCTCGCTCACCGGAGGGCCCACCCTAAACTCGCTCACCAGGGGGCCCACCCTAACCTCGCTCACCAGAGGGCCCACCCTAAACTCACTCACCAGAGGGCTCACCCTAACCTCGCTCACCGGAAGGCCCACCCTAACCTCGCTCACCAGAGAGCCCACCCTAACCTCGCTCACCGGAGGGCCCACCCTAAACTCGCTCACCAGAGAGCCCACCCTAAACTCACTCACCAGAGGGCTCACCCTAACCTCGCTCACCAGAGGGCCCACCCTAAACTCGCTCACCGGAGGGCCCACCCTAACCTCGCTCACCGGAGGGCCCACCCTAAACTCGCTCACCGGAGGGCCCACCCTAACCTCGATCACCAGAGGGCTCACCTTAACCTCGCTCACCAGAGGGCCCACCCTAACCTCGCTCACCAGAGGGCCCACCCTAACCTCGCTCGCCAGAGGGCCCACCCTAACCTCGCTCGCCGGAGGGCCCACCCTAACCTCGCTCGCCGGAGGGCCCACCCTAACCTCGCTCGCCGGAGGGCCCACCCTAACCTCGCTCGCCGGAGGGCCCACCCTAACCTCGCTCGCCGGAGGGCCCACCCTAACCTCGCTCGCCGGAGGGCCCACCCTAAACTCGCTCGCCGGAGGGCCCACCCTAACCTCGATCGCCGGAGGGCTCACCTTAACCTCACTCACCAGAGGGCCCACCCTAACCTCGCTCACCAGAGGGCCCACCCTAACCTCGCTCACCAGAGGGCCCACCCTAACCTCGCTCGCCAGAGGGCCCACCCTAACCTCGCTCACCGGAGGGCCCACCCTAACCTCGCTCACCGGAGGGCCCACCCTAACCTCGCTCGCCGGAGGGCCCACCCTAACCTGGCTCACCAGAGGGCCCACCCTAACCTCGCTCACCACAGGGCCCACCCTAACCTCGCTCGCCGGAGAGCCCACCCTAAACTCACTCACCAGAGGGCTCACCCTAACCTCGCTCACCGGAGAGCCCACCCTAAACTCactcacctctttaaaggccctgtctccaaacagAGTTACAGTCTGAGGTCCGGGGATCAGGACTTTAACACAGGAATTTGCAGCCAACACTTTCTTCTCCTCAAACCTCCATCTCCCCTCTGAGCATCTGGCATTTAATCACGGGTGAGGCCCCCCATGTGGTCCCAGGTGAGTGGAGAGCCGGGACAGTGAGGGCCCAGCCTGTAACTGACAGGTGCCCACTCCGAGCCGAGCCCATGACCGCGCTCATAGGAGTTGGGGGAGTTTGACTCTAATTCCTCTGCCACTTCATCATCTATGCAGAGCGTCGCAGTGCACGGGCAGCATGAAATATTCAAAAGAGTTCTATTATTGAATTAACTATTTATcgatttataatttaaaagatgTATGCCCAGCTGTTAACAAAGATTCCAAACCAACTTTTGCTTCCCGGAACCACCAAGCGCCACCAGCCCCCAGGGACGTCTCTCTGCCGGCTCTCACCCTGGCGCAGAGTGCAGAGGCGCTCGGGGTGACCTGGGGGGCACAGGCACACTGCAGCCCCTGCCACTTACTGATGCCAACCCACAGGGGTCCGCAGCGCCCCCGGCCCCATCCCACCGGCTTCCAGCTCTCCTTTGCTGGCTCCACCGGGAGCAAGGTCTCTGTCCATCTCCCTCAGTTCAGGGCAGGTGCAGAGCCGAGGTCTGAGCCAAGCTGACCACAAGGGCAGCGTCTCAAGCCGTGCTGTGACTGTGAGCTGGGCACAGCTTCTCCTTCAGGGCTCACTGTCCCCGATGAGGTGGGCTTTTTTTCTCCACTAGACTTTAttatttagagcagttttaggctcACTGCAAAATTGTGTGGAAGGCACAGAGTCCCCATGTGAGAACAGCCACCCCCATCAGCCACACCCGCCCCCCAGCATGGTGCACTTGCCACCGTGGCTGACCCCGCATTTACACCACCTTACCCCGCGCCCAGAGTCACCGCCGGGCTCGCTCTCTACCCTGCATTCCGTGGGTGTGGACAGGCGTGTGATGGCGTGGATCCACCACTGCGGGGTCCTGCGGAGGAGCCCACGCCCTGGAGATCTCCCTGCTCCACctgtgccttcctccctccctcccctgagtCCCTGGCACCCTCTCATCTTCTGGCCGCCTCCAGAGTTCCACCTTCTCCAGAATGCCCTTGAGCTGGAATCTCACGGTGAGCGGCGTTTTCAGACTGGCTCCTTTCACTGAGGAATATGCATTTTAGTTTTGAGGCAGGTCTTTTTACTgtgtccattttacagacgagcAGGAAAAGCAGCTCAGCGAAGGTCACACACCAGGGCCCTGGTGGGACAGGAACGGAAACCCTGCTCCTGATCCCCCTGCTGTCCAGAGGCCCCTGAGGGACGCTGGCGGGAACTGCACACAGGCGGCCCTGGGGGACTGGGGACAAGGCCTGGCTGGACACAGCTCTgtccccaagcagctgggactggaGGCTGCAGCTCTCACAGCTGAGGTCTGACCCCTGATTCCATCTTGGCCGCGCATCAAAGCTCGAGTAGCAGTTAGCAAAGCTGCCGCGGGAGAGGCCGTCTGAGCGCCCGAGAGCCCCACCCTCGCTCCCGGAAGCAGCGGAACGCGGTCAGGATTGCTCTGAGCTGAAGGCACGCGCGATAAATAATCACTGTTTTAAGACTCTCATGTCGAGTCCCTAATGGCATTATGAGGGCACGGGGATTAAGCCCAGGAAGATAATTACCAGAATATCAGACTCCAAACCGTAATCACATCTATTAAAAATGACACGCGAGGAAAATCCCTTGAATTACAGCGCGAGGGGGCTGTTGCCCAGGAGAGCCCCTCTGCAGAGATAAACATCCCCGCACGGCtgggcccctccctccctgcagccaGGTAAGCCTCTCAGGGACAGGAGAGTTTGCCCCAAGTGCAGACGGCAGACAGCGTCTGAATCGGGCACTCCCATCCCTGCTGTGGGTTCAGGGCCACGGCTTTTCAGAGGCAGGACTGTCCTCATCCTCCAGCACCACGGCTCCCAGGAGGGTGGGGGTGCCCGGCTCCAGGCAGGTGGCACTGCCCTGCCCCGCCCTATTGAGGGTCCTCTGTGGGCACTGGGACCAGCCTCCTCCAGACCTTGCCAGTGAGCTGCCATCGGGAGGAAAGGGCACTGGCCCTGGCAGGTCAGCTGGGCCCTGGGTACGTCTACAAACCCCCCGTGAGGGGCCACAGCCCTGGAGGGGAAGCAGCAGAAGGGCCTGGTGCAGAGGCGCAGGCGGGTCAGAGGAGCTGGTGGGGGACCGGATTCTCGAAGCCCCAGCCACAGCATTCCTTATGATGTCCTGACCGCTGGGCCTGGAGGGCTGGAGCACAGAGGGTCCCCGGTGGCCACAGGGGAGGGCCACCCTCCGTGAGGAGCTGGGCCTTCCTGGGAGGCATCAGCCCGGCCCTCCTGCACCTGAGTGGGTAGGGAGGTGAGGGGTAAACCCAACCCTCCAACACTGCTGATCTGTGAAGGTGAAGCTGCAGGGAGAAACCCTGAGGTCAGCGCCCCAGGGACGCGGGGCCAGGTGCAGCCGGAGGCCCGCGGGTCCGAGGCACCGAGGAGCAGGCCTGGCACTCACTAGCTTCCACAGCCCTGCCACCCACCTGCCCGCCCACCCACCCTTGGTGTGGAGCTTACGGGTGCCTGGCCAATGGGTGAGCAGCACGGTGGGCTACAGCCCTGGCTGGCACCAAATCCCAAGTGGACACTCCTGGCCGGCCGGGCAGGACAGGGCGGGGCGGGGCTGCCCTGTTTCCCACCCTCGTGGGCTGCCCTAAATATTCATGCCCAGCCAGGGCTGTGGCTGACTTGTCAGAACACCAGACCCTCCCAGGAGCTCTCGGGGCCCTTGCCTGTCATGGGGTCCTCAACATTGGCCATCAGAGCGGGAGACGGGCATTCCCATCTCCCGTTGTGCAGGTGGGAAAGCCAGGCCCCAGCCGACCTCCTGACCTGACGAACGAAGAAAGGAAGGAAcgaggaaggatgggagggagggaaggaggatgggATGGGCGGAGGAGGCTGGGAGTTCTGTTAACAGAGCCCAAACAAGGATCCCCCGTCTTGGTCCCCAAGGCCCTGATCAGGGATAATGGTTTGGAAACAAGCTGGCCCAGCATGGAGACTGCTGCCCCTCTGTGTGGCGTTTCCACCCGTGAACAAGCAAAAGAGCTTCCCCATGTACCTGCAGGTGTAACTGACCTCATCCTCGCAGCACCTAGAAGTCCCGAGTGTGCGTCTCTGCCCTGGGAGCTCAGCCCTCCCTCCCCAGGGCATCCCTTCCGCTACTGATCAGGAGCACTGAGGCACTGCGGGCGCCAAGGCCAGGCGGCCGGGTGTTGGGTGGGCAGGGCCTCGGCATCTGTGCCCACCCCTCTCTCTGGACAGCGTGGACAGGAGGCGGGGGCGAGGCCatctcctctgcctccctgggtctCCACACTATCCTCCCGGTGCCCCTGCCTCTGTCTGCATCTCCACCCTGCAGCCCCTCCCTAAGCCTCTGGACCGGGACAACCTCACCTCCACCACCCTCCCAGCCCTGAGTGGAGGCTGCTTCCTGCATTCACCCTCCAAGGCCCAGGCAGCCATTCTGGGGTTGGGGTTGGGCTCCCTCGGTGGAAGCACCCAAGGTGGTTTCCAGTCCCCGGCTGGATGCTGGCTGATATTCGTCCTGGGAGCTAGTCCCCGGAAGCAGCCATTGCAGCGGGAATTCCAGGACGGTGGGGGCTGCCGTTGCCCTGAAAGCAGCACTGTGCTTTCTACCAAGGAAAAACCGGACGCTGGCTGTCGGAGCTGTGCAGTGACATCGCAGTCAACGGAACTGTCACTGTGCGGGATCGTGATTGAGTTTCTTTTGAAGTAAAGTGCCTTGGGGACCCCGTGGGGGCTGCACTTGACCAAGACTGTATTTTGCAATGGCAGCTGCAGAGAACGGGGAGAGCCGACTTCCTCTGCCCTGAGAACTTGCAGGGAGCTGTGACTCGTTCCTGCTACAGTCATAGCAGAGACCTGCGGTGGTGGCCCTGAAATAATCTCATTTCGTTTAGCCTCAGGGATGACTTCACTGAAAACGAACCCTGGATGTAATTGAGCCGACAACGGAAGCGCGGAGTGGAGGCCCCTCATATGTGTCGAGGCTCTTCGGGGGACATCGGGCGTCCTTCCCGAAGGTCCAGGGCCTTGGACCTTGGGGCAGGGACACAGGAATGgaagtcttgacctcctgggcctctCTGCAGCTCACTTGCCAGAGGAGAGTCCTCTGCCTGGGTCTGGGAAACCAGGCTTCGCTCCTGGGAGACCCTGCAACAGCCTGGTCCGGGCGCTTGCTCTGCCGCGTGGAGGGCCTCCTGCCCTTCTTAAGATCCAGACGCACCACCCGCTTCCTCGGCGCCCATGAGGAGTCAGCGCGTGCTCTAGGGACAGGGGACGTCTAGCCCAGGAGAAGGTGGCTCGGAGGCCAAAAGCCATGTTAGGCTTTGTGGCAAATATCTTGGGCAAATCATGTGAGGGGTGATGTCTGGGGTCTCATACCAGGGATCGGATGCAAGGCTGATCTGGGCTAAGTCCCTGCTAGGGGTTCACCTACCAGAGACGGTGGACTTGCAGTGTCGGCTGAAGGAGCTGGGGCGCTCACCAAGTCTGGCTGGTCAGTGACAGGCCCCGACTCACAGTGACTAAGAGTCCCGTTTATTGTGACGCCAGAACGTCCCTAACCCAACAGAGAAGAGGCCACcggaggcccagggaggggccAATGGGGCTCACTTACCATGGACATCTCACTCCACACTGCACCCACGTCCACACTGCACCCAGGAGAGGCCCCACTGCACACGGCACCCAGGAGAGGGCCCACTGCACACCGCACCCAGGAGAGGGCCCGACTCCACACTGCACCCAGGAGAGGGCCCACTGCACACCGCATGCAGGACAGGGCCCGACTCCACACCACACCCAGGAGGGGCCCCACTCCACATCGCACCCAGGAGAGGCCCCACTGCACACTGCACCCAGGAGAGGGCCCCATTCCACACTGCACCCACAAGAGGGCCCGACTCCACACTGCACCCACAAGAGGGCCCGACTCCGCACTGCACCCAGGAGAGGGCCCGACTCCACACCGCACCCAGGAGAGGGCCCCACTCCACACTGCACCCACAAGAGGGCCCGACTCCACACTGCACCCACAAGAGGGCCCGACTCCACACTGCACCCACAAGAGGGCCCGACTCCACACTGCACCCACAAGAGGGCCCGACTCCACACTGCACCCAGGAGAGGGCCCGACTCCACACCGCACCCAGGAGAGGGCCCGACTCCACACTGCACCCAGGAGAGGGCCCGACTGCACACCGCACCCAGGAGAGGGCCCACTGCACACCGCACCCAGGAGAGGGCCCGACTCCACACCGCACCCAGGAGAGGGCCCGACTCCACACCGCACCCAGGAGAGGGCCCGACTCCACACCGCACCCAGGAGAGGCCCCACTGCACACCGCACCCAGGAGGGGCCCCACTCCACATCGCACCCAGGAGAGGGCCCCACTCCACACTGCACCCAGGAGAGGGCCCGACTCCACACCGCACCCAGGAGGGGCCCCACTCCACATCGCACCCAGGAGAGGGCCCCACTCCACACTGCACCCAGGAGAGGGCCCCACTCCACACTGCACCCAGGAGGGGCCCCACTCCACATCGCACCCAGGAGAGGCCCCACTGCACACCGCACCCAGGAGGGGCCCCACTCCACATCGCACCCAGGAGAGGGCCCCACTCCACACTGCACCCAGGAGAGGACCCCACTCCACACTGCACCCAGGAGAGGGCCCCATTCCACACTGCACCCACAAGAGGGCCCGACTCCGCACTGCACCCAGGAAAGGGCCCGACTCCACACTGCACCCAGGAGAGGGCCCAAGCACGCCTTTCCCTGGGCTCAGAGAGTGAATCCGTCTGTGACAGAGGCCTGGCCTCTCACAAACTCCACTGAGGCTGTGCTCCGGAGGCTGGGACAAGGCAGAGAGAGGCCTCCTTGGATTCGTTTCCCGGGGATGCGGAGACAAATCACCACAGACCagggggcttaaaacaacacacatttactaTCTCACACTCACGAAAGCAGGAAGTCCAAAGTCAGCCTCACTGGGTGGAAATCAGGGCGCTCCCTCTGGAAGCTCCAGTACGGAATCCTTCCCGACCTCTCCCAGCTTCCGGGGGCACCAACATTCCTAGGTTTGTGGATGCCTCGCTCCGGTCTTCAAGACCAGCATCTTCCAATCACCACCCCGTCCCACACGGGTCTCCTCAGGGTGTGGCCACGTCTCCTCTGCGACTCTCTGATGAGGACACTTGTGATGGAATTTAGGGCCCTCCAGGGTCGTCCAGATATCCCCCCATCTCAGGATCCTGCACATTATCACCCCTGCGTGGACCTCGCAGTATCAGGTAACTATCAGGGCTCCAGGGCTTAGGAGGGTTATCTTGGCGAGGGGCGAGGTGGAGGCATTTGCAGCTGACCGCAGTCCCTAGGGTGGGCCCCTGGGCCTAGTGAGAATGACAGGTTAGGGAGTGGCGGTGgccaggtggggtttcactgctGCTGGCCAGTTGAGGACAAGAGCTGTCATGGGCAGTGGGGACGGAGTGATCATTGGGAGGTTTAGCTCGACATGCTCTTTAGTTGTGGCTGATTGATCAGGGTCTCTGGGATCCATCAGATGGAAGGCCTAGTGAAGTGGAGATCGACCTACAGGGCAGGTCTCCTCCGTGTCTGCTCACCAGAAGCTTCACTTGTGGCGTCACCACAAGGAGTCTCAGCCGCTTCCTCAGCTTCTGCACCAGCCAGGCTGCTCTTCCCAGGGTCCTGGAGCCCTCAGGAAGGTCCCCTACACACTCACAACGAGGAACTTGGATGCTTCCCCTGCACCAGCCCCAACCAGGTCTGCAGCAGGCTGTGCTCGACAGCAGGGATCCAGCCGGGCCATCTGAGAGCAGGCTCTGTGCCGATCTGCTTCCTGGGGACCCAGAGCCCCGTGCGGCCTGCAGTCCAGAGGACAGCAACACCTGTGGCCACGTCCACTTCCACGTGAGCTCTGTGGCCTGAGTCACGTCCACAGTCCCGGAATGCATGATTGGACTGGACACAGCTGGCCATTGGGAGAATCCCCACGTTGGCCCCAAACCCAGAGAATGACACCtgttggggtggggagagatAGCAGACGCCCCTGGAGCTTCTCTCACCCAGGAGAGGAAAGCCAGAGCAGCACCCTGTGACAAGGCTGAGGCTGGGCCCAGAGCAGCAGGTGCAGGGATTCCTGGCACGGTGGCCTGTGCAGGAAGGAGGCAGACGGATCTCACAAAGTGACCCTGGACGAGCGTTGCACAATCTCAACACTTTAGACTTTGGGGCCAGATGATGACCCTTTGTGGTAGGGCCAACCTGGTCTTCACAAGGTGTTGGCAGCTTCTCTGGCCTTCCCCTACTGGAAGCCTGTGGCATCCCCCGAATGTGACAACCATAAATGTCTCTGGGCGCTGCCCAATGtccacccaccccccacccccagctgagaaccactgctgggGATTATTCTCGACTTCACACAGGGGACCCAGCCACTGACGCTTTTCCAACCATGGAATCTCCACTGAGGGAGGGGGTCCCCTGGGAGAAGGCACAGGACTGGCCACTGGGAACATGGCTTCCTGGGATCCTGGAGCAGGAGCTTGCACCTGGCACAGGTGAGGGTTCACCTGCACAGCCAGGCCCAGAGCCCGCTTCACCCTCCTCATCACCCCTCCCATGACCTCTACAGGGATCTTGCTCACCTGGAGGTCCCAGGGCCACAGCACTGGTGTCCCTGCTGATGACATCAGTTGGTCCTGATGGTCAGAAAGCAGCAAGCATCTTGTCTGACTTCGTAGAAGACACATGCGCCAGAGACCAGGCAATAAACCCTTGACATGTAGGGACCCAACACGCAGCTGAGGGTTCTGCCGCCATGGCCTGACGTCACCGTGCCATCTGCTGCCTGCGCCTAGAAAGAGAAACAGCATCTGGGGGCCTCCTTGGATCTCGGACCCTGAGCTGCTTTGCTGGCCTCTGCGacgtcagaggtcttcatggcagatATACCTGCTGTGTGGAACCTTGGAGAAGCTACAGGGGGAAGAACGGGGTACAGACACCCAGGGCTGAGAGCAGTGCTCTCCCCCAAAGCCCCATGCTCTCTTTCTGAGAAGAGCCCAGACCCAACGGCTGACCACAAGACAACCGTGGCTGTCCAACCTGAGCACTCCTCACCAGCCAGGCACTGTCTGAGCCAGGAGGCCATAAGGATGAGCCTGGTGGCAGCAACCCACGGTCCCAAGGGACGGCCCATGAGGGCTGAGAGAGGCAGAAGCAAGAGGAGTGGCGAGGCGGCTGGCACTGCCCCACAACCCCCTTCACATACACCCTCTCCTCATCCCGCACAATACAGCTTCGCCCACCTTGGACCAAAGACAAAAACTCAGGCTTGGTTCACATACTGGTCGTGACTGTTTTCTGTTGATGGAAGTCGGCTGTGGCAGAATCACGGCTCTAACCCAGAGTCCTGAGAAGGGAGCGGGAGGGAAGCAATGGGGGAGGCGAAGCTCCCGGCCATGATCTGTTTTGTTGTCCACTTTGTCTGGACGGAGAAACAGGCAGAGGCGGAGATACACATCTCCCAGTTCGGGAGACAAGTTGATGGCCCTGGCATGATTGGGGCCTGGAAAGAGCGGGACTGGAGGCCAGTAGACAGGGAGGTGGAGGGCAGGGTGTGCGGATGGCCCTCTGCGAGGGCTCGGGGATGGCAGACGTGAGGGCACCAAGGCCGTCCGCTGCAGGGGATGCTGTAGGAATCCAGGCAGAGCCGCACTCTGGGGAGGGCCCTTGTCCTCTCTCTGGGGTCTGCTACCCCATGCTTGCTCAGGGGTCCCACCCAAAGTGGCCAGGATGGCAGGGATGGGGTTTGTCATGCGTTGAGTTGTGACCCCAAAAGGATATGTTCATGTCCCAACTCCCAGTACCTGTGAAcgggaccttatttggaaatagggtagttttgtttgtttgtttgttttgcaggggggaacggagtctttctctgtcgcccaggctggagtgcaatgatgcaatctcagctcactgcaacctctgcctcctgggttcaagggattctcctgcctcagcctcctgggtagctgggattacaggcacccaccaccacacccggctaatttttgtatttttagtagagatggggtttcatcttgttggccaggctggtctcaaactcttgacttcaaatgatccacacattttagcctcccaaagtgttaggattacaggtgtgagccatggcaccaggcctggaaatagagtctttgcagatcTAATCAAGTTAAGCTGAGGTTCTTGGGGTGGTTTCTAAGTCAGTGCGACTGGGAAAATGCTGCATGGAGACAGACACATGGGCAGAGTGTCctgtgatgacagaggcagatGTGGGGTGACGCAGCTACAGGCTGAGGGAACCAGTGAGGAGCCACCGGGGACTGGGAGGGTCTTTGGAGGGAGATGGCCCTGCCcctaccttgattttggacttctggcttccagactAGAGACATTCCTGCAGTCAGTTCTAAGCCACCTGGTTTGTGGTGCTTTGTGGTGGCAGCCCATACTCTAGAGACCACACATGGCTCAGAAACATGGTCTCTCCTGGACAAGATGAACCTGGCGGCCAGTACAGTTGTGGGACCCGCATACCCCATGTGCCCAAGCAGAAACCACCACTGGGGCCCCCGGCAGCAGCTTTTCCTGGGACTTTGTGCCACTCACTCACAGGTGCCTGGCGGATGACCTTGGGCCCCTGACATCACAGGGGCACCATGGAGGGGACTTCAGGGAGTCCTGTCTGGGTTGGACTTGCCTCCCTGCTCCAACGGCTCCACCCTGTGCACCTGCCTCTTGCCTCTCTTGCCAAGGCAGCACTCAGCTCCGTACTGTTTCCGGCCATGGAAGTCAACTCAAAGAGCCTCTCGGCGATGGCTCACAGGCACCCTTGCCAATCTTTGGTCCACTGCATTCCCCACCCCACTGCTGGCCTAGTGAAGACCTAGTTATGGTGCCCGTTGGACAAGCACTCCCTGAAAGTCTGGGTTTCTATCTTCAGGtgtaatttatgttttaaacaaGCCACTGTGCCATTCTGCAGCCAACATACCCAGGTCCCAGCATACCGAGGTCCCAACATACCCGGGTCCCAACATTGGTTGGATGCAGAAGGGGCTCCTGTCACTCACACCTGCCGACCCACTCCTGGAACACTGACTTCCTGTCCCTAGGACTTTGGACTGTGCTGGTTTAGATGTCTTGGTCTTCGGCAGAACGCTTCCACTGGTGACACAACAGCAGGTCCGCAGAGCTGGAAGTCAGTGTGGACACTGGGCTGCTGGGATCTGCCTGCTCCAAATCCACAGGTAAACCACAAGCTCCTGTGCCAGCCAGGGTGACGAAGCCCCTGCTGAGGGGGACCGGGGGATGTTGCCATGGAGGAGCATGAGCAGCAGCCCAGGGCATCTCCGGGCACCTCTGAGTATTGCCGTGTGACGATTAATAGGCTGTAGCCACCAAAACCACAGAAGTAAAGGAACAAGCAGGGCCACTGAGGACTCAGCCCCTTTGGTGACAGTAACTCAGGTTCCCCCACCAGGGAACAAACCTTGACCAGCTGAGAGGCTGAGAGAGGGCAAACGAAACAGCGAACGAGGGTAAAAGAAAGATGTTCCCATGAATATGGACGGCAGcacatgaccagctgcagaaaccaAGACCACAGAGAAACGTGTATGTGCGTCCATATGcaggtgtgtgtgtacatatatgcacGCATGTGtaatgtgtgtacatgtgcacgagtgcatgtgtgtgt includes these proteins:
- the LOC117976201 gene encoding uncharacterized protein LOC117976201 produces the protein MCLPLPGAPPDIKLWETLPGSGRQPPVLCAGSRWHGDVRPWRQNPQLRVGSLHVKGLLPGLWRMCLLRSQTRCLLLSDHQDQLMSSAGTPVLWPWDLQATVPGIPAPAALGPASALSQGAALAFLSWVREAPGASAISPHPNRCHSLGLGPTWGFSQWPAVSSPIMHSGTVDVTQATELTWKWTWPQVLLSSGLQAARGSGSPGSRSAQSLLSDGPAGSLLSSTACCRPGWGWCRGSIQVPRCECVGDLPEGSRTLGRAAWLVQKLRKRLRLLVVTPQVKLLRVAEETWPHPEETRVGRGGDWKMLVLKTGARHPQT